The DNA sequence CTGGAGCCCGCGGGGGTCCGGGTGAACCTGCGCGGGAAGCGGGAGCCGGACGAGGAGTGGGAGGACGACGAGGAGGAGGACGGGGCGAGCGGCCGCTATATCGCGGTGGCCGAATGACCCTCCGGTCCGGCACCGACCCCACTCGTCACTCGCACGCTCACCGCTCCTGAAAGGCCCACCATGTCGAACACCCCCGCATCCCAGGACCCGGAGGACCGGTTCATCCGTCTGCGCCTGGGCTACCACACCTCCCTGCTGCGGCCCGGTGAGCAGGTGCCCTTCGGCCACGTGCTGTTCGCCGCGGTCACGGTGGGGTGCGCCCCCGCCGACGTCGTGTCACGGCTGACCGCACTCGGCTACACCGACATCGAGCTGCCCGATATCCCGCTGCCACCCACGGTGACCCGGCAGGACGCCCTGCTGCTCAAGGCGGACACGTACAACCTCTCCTGGATCAAGCTCGACGAGCCCGTCTCGCTGCGGAACCTGGTCGTCTCGGCGGGGGAGCAGGGGCTGAGCCCCGCCGAGGCCGCCCGGCGGCTGACCGCCTTCGGCTACACGGTCCCGGCCGGCCACCCGCTGCCCGAGACCCCGGACAGCCGGGACATCGTGCTGATCCGCACCGACCCCAAGGGCAATGGCACGTTCCTGGACTGGGACGCGGAGGCGAGCCCCCGGCACGTGTTCCGCGTGGCCCGTGAGCTGCTGTGCAATCCGCACACCGTCGCCACGCGCCTGCTCGCCCTCGGCGTCCGGCTGCCGTACACCCCCGAACCCGAGGACGAGCTGCTCCTCGCGGACAGCGGCGTCCACCTCGGACACGTGGTCACCGTCGCGCGCGAGACCGGCCGTACCCCGGCGGACATCATCGCCCGCCTGACGGAGCTGGGCGCCGACCGTCCGGGCACCGTGCCGGACTCCCTGGAGGCGGACGATCTGCGCCTCATCAGCGAGGAACTCGACGGCCGACGGCCCTGGCTGAAGGTGAACAACGTCGTGGGGGTGCAGCTGCGACACGTCCTGCGCGCGGCCCTCGCCATGGGCCGGACCCCCGCCGACACCGCGGCGCGCCTGGCCGAGCTGGGCCATTGGCTGCATGAGAACGCCAAGCTGCCACAGGTGGCGGATCCGGAGGACATCCGGCTCCTGGAAACGGTCGACCGCTCCTTCCTGGATGGCGTCCACCTCGAACATGTGCTGCACAG is a window from the Streptomyces luomodiensis genome containing:
- a CDS encoding wHTH domain-containing protein; translation: MSNTPASQDPEDRFIRLRLGYHTSLLRPGEQVPFGHVLFAAVTVGCAPADVVSRLTALGYTDIELPDIPLPPTVTRQDALLLKADTYNLSWIKLDEPVSLRNLVVSAGEQGLSPAEAARRLTAFGYTVPAGHPLPETPDSRDIVLIRTDPKGNGTFLDWDAEASPRHVFRVARELLCNPHTVATRLLALGVRLPYTPEPEDELLLADSGVHLGHVVTVARETGRTPADIIARLTELGADRPGTVPDSLEADDLRLISEELDGRRPWLKVNNVVGVQLRHVLRAALAMGRTPADTAARLAELGHWLHENAKLPQVADPEDIRLLETVDRSFLDGVHLEHVLHSASLTGRSPADVASRLAELGYRLPDEVDYPEVCGASHG